One genomic region from Pseudoduganella lutea encodes:
- a CDS encoding MFS transporter, translating to MNTVQSLDVRATINGRGMSGYQWLLLVLCFLIVATDGMDVAIMGFLAPAITKEWGISKAAFGVVMSAAPIGLAIGALLVGPLSDRYGRKKLLMSSIFWFGLFSLLCGFATDVITLSVLRFLTGLGLGAAMPTTTTLLSEYLPEKSRSTLLAVMFTGFNLGSALVGFGAAAILPDHGWRTVLMVGGAIPLACLPFYLWLVPESTQFLVTKKFPAERIARTLRRVCGKDIPQAAAYTNSEQAVKEAAPARALLSPQFRKTTLSLWATYFMGLLVIYLLSGWLPTLIKDAGLPIERAANITALFQLGGTVGALFVGFFMDRWVPNKVIATAYIGGAAFILILASSSVESSLFVVFVLLAGFCMSGAQTGMNAFAPSCYPTAVRATGVSWMLGIGRFGSISGSFLGGMLLTMGWGFSSVISILAIPATLAAIAIIAATLGRKRQAIA from the coding sequence ATGAATACCGTACAATCGCTCGACGTTCGGGCTACCATCAACGGCCGCGGCATGAGCGGCTACCAGTGGCTGCTGCTGGTCCTCTGCTTTCTCATCGTGGCAACCGACGGCATGGACGTGGCCATCATGGGCTTCCTCGCGCCCGCCATCACGAAGGAATGGGGCATTTCGAAAGCGGCGTTCGGCGTGGTGATGAGCGCCGCGCCGATCGGCCTGGCCATCGGCGCACTGCTCGTCGGCCCGCTGTCGGACCGCTATGGCCGCAAGAAACTGCTGATGTCGTCGATTTTCTGGTTCGGCCTGTTCAGCCTGCTGTGTGGCTTCGCCACCGATGTCATTACCTTATCGGTGCTGCGTTTCCTGACCGGCCTGGGCCTGGGCGCGGCCATGCCGACGACGACCACGCTGCTGTCCGAATATCTGCCCGAGAAATCGCGCAGCACGCTGCTGGCCGTGATGTTTACGGGTTTTAATCTTGGTTCGGCGCTGGTGGGTTTTGGCGCCGCCGCGATCCTGCCCGACCATGGCTGGCGCACCGTGCTGATGGTGGGCGGCGCGATCCCGCTGGCCTGCCTGCCGTTCTACCTGTGGCTGGTGCCGGAATCTACGCAGTTCCTGGTGACGAAGAAGTTCCCCGCCGAGCGCATCGCCCGCACGCTGCGGCGGGTCTGCGGCAAAGATATTCCGCAAGCGGCCGCCTATACGAACAGCGAACAGGCCGTGAAGGAAGCGGCACCGGCCAGGGCGCTGCTGTCGCCGCAATTCAGGAAAACCACGCTGTCGCTGTGGGCCACGTATTTCATGGGCCTGCTGGTGATCTATCTGCTGAGCGGCTGGTTACCCACGCTGATCAAGGATGCCGGCCTGCCGATCGAGCGCGCTGCCAACATCACCGCGCTGTTCCAGCTGGGCGGCACCGTGGGCGCGCTGTTCGTCGGCTTCTTCATGGACCGCTGGGTGCCGAACAAGGTGATCGCCACCGCCTACATCGGTGGCGCCGCCTTCATCCTGATATTGGCATCGTCCAGCGTGGAATCGTCGCTGTTCGTCGTCTTCGTGCTGCTGGCAGGCTTCTGCATGAGCGGTGCACAGACCGGCATGAACGCGTTCGCACCGTCCTGCTACCCGACCGCGGTACGCGCCACCGGCGTGTCCTGGATGCTGGGCATCGGCCGCTTCGGCAGCATTTCCGGCTCCTTCCTGGGCGGCATGCTGCTGACGATGGGCTGGGGCTTCTCGTCCGTCATCTCGATCCTGGCGATTCCGGCGACCCTTGCCGCGATCGCGATCATCGCGGCCACGCTGGGCAGGAAACGCCAGGCCATCGCCTGA
- a CDS encoding gallate dioxygenase, whose amino-acid sequence MANIIGAIASSHTPTIGFALDANKQHDAVWAPIFKAYEPVQQWLADKKPDVLLMIFNDHVTSFFFDHYSAFALGIGNEYRPADEGGGARDLPPIAGHTGLAQHIGQSLMADEFDMSFFQDKPLDHGCFSPLSIMWPHDGQGAAGAWPGSIVPLQVGVLQFPVPSGRRCYKLGQALRRAIESFPEDLDVAIVATGGLSHQVHGERAGFNNTAWDSRFLDMFEADPEALLDLTHADFARLGGWESAEVVMWMIMRGAMAGKVNCLHREYYLPSMTGIAVSIYENAVAVDPALHQRAIERHREHIAHQTKGAEALEGTYPFTLETSSRAYRINKYLHQLIKPEFRARFKEAPEATYDDAGLTAIERRMIAARDWQGMIRYGVIFFLLEKLGAAVGVSNLHIYAAMRGQSLEDFQKTRNTQALYSVGGSAKDADWNKPKS is encoded by the coding sequence ATGGCTAACATCATCGGCGCGATCGCGTCTTCCCACACTCCCACGATCGGCTTCGCGCTCGACGCGAACAAGCAGCACGACGCCGTCTGGGCTCCGATCTTCAAGGCCTATGAACCGGTGCAGCAATGGCTGGCCGACAAGAAGCCCGACGTGCTGCTGATGATCTTCAACGATCACGTGACATCGTTCTTCTTCGACCACTACTCGGCGTTCGCGCTGGGCATCGGCAACGAATACAGGCCGGCCGACGAAGGCGGCGGCGCGCGCGACCTGCCGCCGATCGCCGGCCACACCGGGCTGGCGCAGCACATCGGCCAGTCGCTAATGGCCGACGAATTCGACATGTCGTTCTTCCAGGACAAGCCGCTCGATCACGGCTGCTTCTCGCCGCTGTCGATCATGTGGCCGCACGATGGCCAGGGGGCAGCCGGTGCGTGGCCCGGCAGCATCGTGCCGCTGCAGGTGGGCGTGCTGCAATTCCCCGTGCCGTCCGGCCGCCGCTGCTACAAGCTGGGCCAGGCACTGCGCCGCGCCATCGAAAGCTTCCCGGAAGACCTGGACGTGGCGATCGTGGCCACCGGCGGCCTGTCGCACCAGGTGCACGGCGAACGCGCGGGCTTCAACAACACCGCGTGGGACAGCCGCTTCCTCGACATGTTCGAAGCCGATCCTGAAGCGCTGCTGGACCTGACGCATGCCGACTTCGCCCGCCTGGGCGGCTGGGAAAGCGCCGAAGTGGTGATGTGGATGATCATGCGCGGCGCGATGGCCGGTAAGGTCAATTGCCTGCACCGCGAGTACTACCTGCCATCGATGACCGGCATCGCCGTGTCGATCTACGAGAACGCCGTTGCGGTGGACCCGGCGCTGCACCAGCGCGCGATCGAACGGCACCGCGAGCACATCGCGCACCAGACGAAGGGCGCCGAAGCGTTGGAAGGCACCTACCCGTTCACGCTGGAGACCAGCTCGCGCGCCTACCGCATCAACAAGTACCTGCACCAGCTGATCAAGCCCGAATTCCGTGCCCGCTTCAAGGAAGCGCCGGAAGCCACGTACGACGACGCGGGCCTCACGGCCATCGAGCGGCGGATGATCGCCGCGCGCGACTGGCAGGGCATGATCCGCTACGGCGTGATCTTCTTCCTGCTCGAGAAGCTGGGCGCCGCCGTCGGCGTCTCCAACCTGCACATCTACGCGGCGATGCGCGGCCAGTCGCTGGAGGATTTCCAGAAGACGCGCAACACGCAGGCGCTGTACTCGGTCGGCGGCTCCGCGAAGGACGCCGACTGGAACAAGCCGAAGTCCTGA
- a CDS encoding porin, with amino-acid sequence MQKTLIATAIAACTMAATLPAQAQSSISPTSISIYGLIDGAVEHYTNADAAGNGVTRSPSLGGGMFPSRIGFKGSEDLGGGLKAIFTLENGFAPDSGTINQGGRLFGRQAWVGLAGSWGQVTIGRNYNMLYVSSFDVDVFGPSQYGLGALDPAVPNGRSDNSIAYKGTFNGVTLGATYSLGRDTSSAGGASGTNCAGESATDAQACREWSTLLRYDRPTWAVVAAYDRIHGSPTAANGLNTSDKTDSRLHVAGLVKGADWKVGGGVLLRDNEGSATQPKSRLYYLGAAYNVSPLLVIDGQVGKLDYRATGNDTKQALLRATYLLSTRTAVYVAGGRIDNDGTAAVALSAGGTVGAGMGQTGIITGIKHAF; translated from the coding sequence ATGCAAAAAACCCTGATCGCCACCGCCATCGCCGCGTGTACGATGGCCGCCACGTTGCCGGCGCAGGCGCAGAGTTCCATTTCCCCGACGTCCATTTCCATTTACGGCCTGATCGACGGGGCCGTCGAGCACTACACGAACGCGGACGCGGCCGGCAACGGCGTCACGCGCAGCCCGAGCCTGGGCGGCGGCATGTTCCCGTCGCGCATCGGCTTCAAGGGGTCGGAAGACCTGGGCGGCGGCCTGAAAGCCATCTTCACGCTGGAAAACGGCTTCGCGCCCGATTCCGGCACCATCAACCAGGGTGGCCGGCTGTTCGGGCGCCAGGCGTGGGTGGGCCTGGCCGGCAGCTGGGGCCAGGTGACGATCGGCCGCAACTACAACATGCTGTACGTGTCGTCGTTCGACGTCGACGTGTTCGGCCCGTCACAGTATGGCCTGGGGGCGCTCGATCCGGCCGTGCCGAACGGCCGCAGCGACAATTCCATCGCCTACAAGGGCACGTTCAATGGCGTCACGCTCGGCGCCACGTACAGCCTGGGGCGCGACACGTCGTCCGCCGGCGGCGCCTCTGGCACCAACTGCGCCGGCGAATCCGCCACCGATGCGCAAGCGTGCCGCGAATGGTCGACGCTGCTGCGCTACGACCGCCCCACCTGGGCGGTGGTGGCCGCCTATGACCGGATCCACGGCAGCCCCACGGCCGCCAATGGCCTGAACACGAGCGACAAGACGGACAGCCGCCTGCACGTGGCGGGCCTGGTGAAGGGTGCGGACTGGAAGGTGGGCGGCGGCGTGCTGCTGCGCGATAACGAGGGTTCGGCCACGCAGCCGAAGAGCCGGCTGTACTACCTGGGCGCCGCGTACAACGTGAGCCCGCTGCTCGTGATCGATGGCCAGGTCGGCAAGCTCGATTACCGGGCCACCGGCAACGACACAAAGCAGGCGCTGCTCCGTGCCACCTACCTGCTGTCGACGCGCACCGCCGTGTACGTGGCCGGCGGCCGGATCGACAACGACGGCACCGCCGCCGTCGCCCTCTCCGCCGGCGGCACCGTCGGCGCCGGCATGGGCCAGACGGGCATCATCACCGGCATCAAGCACGCGTTCTGA
- a CDS encoding siderophore-interacting protein, whose product MDSPVNEAAASRVRRVRHELKRRDVEVVNVAPLGAHFVAVTFRGEDLADFVSASFDDHVKFIFDDPSGEPVRRDYTPRRYDHAARELTIEFALHGDGKASGWARQAAVGQRVTIGGPRGSMIIPADYGWHLLAGDATALPAIRRRLEELPADVRAIVIVAHDDDVPLTSAARLDVWQVSDGAALVEAIRAMPLPGGDAFVWFGGEAAIAARVRDVVHGEKGFPRTASRISAYWKQGASDHHEDL is encoded by the coding sequence ATGGATAGTCCAGTCAACGAAGCGGCGGCGAGCCGGGTACGGCGCGTGCGCCACGAACTGAAGCGGCGCGATGTCGAGGTGGTGAACGTGGCGCCGCTCGGCGCGCACTTCGTGGCGGTGACCTTCCGCGGCGAAGACCTGGCGGACTTCGTGTCCGCGTCATTCGACGATCATGTGAAATTCATCTTCGACGACCCTTCCGGCGAGCCGGTGCGCCGCGATTACACGCCGCGCCGCTACGATCACGCCGCGCGCGAACTGACGATCGAATTCGCGCTGCATGGCGACGGCAAGGCATCGGGGTGGGCGCGACAGGCGGCCGTGGGCCAGCGCGTCACGATCGGCGGCCCGCGCGGCTCGATGATCATCCCGGCCGACTATGGCTGGCACCTGCTGGCTGGCGACGCCACCGCGCTGCCGGCGATCCGGCGCCGCCTGGAAGAGCTGCCGGCGGACGTGCGTGCGATCGTCATCGTTGCGCACGATGACGACGTGCCTCTCACGAGCGCCGCCCGGCTCGACGTGTGGCAGGTGAGCGACGGCGCCGCGCTGGTCGAAGCGATCCGCGCCATGCCGCTGCCCGGGGGCGATGCATTCGTGTGGTTTGGCGGCGAGGCCGCGATCGCGGCGCGGGTGCGCGACGTCGTCCATGGTGAAAAGGGATTCCCGCGCACCGCCAGCCGGATCTCGGCCTACTGGAAGCAGGGCGCTTCCGATCACCACGAGGATCTGTAG
- a CDS encoding iron transporter — translation MQVQSTMAPAAKPRKPGPGWRYLTGVAVRALAAIFGGYALSAAWAAALALTLPTVRVEAALTATMTALVIYPCAAMWCFGARTALRAIAGLAIAGALPAAILLLSKGAA, via the coding sequence ATGCAAGTACAATCAACGATGGCGCCCGCCGCCAAACCCAGGAAGCCCGGCCCCGGCTGGCGTTACCTCACCGGCGTGGCCGTGCGCGCGCTGGCCGCGATCTTCGGCGGCTATGCGCTGTCGGCGGCGTGGGCGGCGGCGCTGGCGCTGACCTTGCCTACCGTGCGCGTGGAGGCGGCGCTGACGGCGACGATGACGGCGCTGGTGATCTATCCGTGCGCGGCGATGTGGTGCTTCGGCGCCCGCACGGCGCTGCGCGCGATTGCCGGGCTGGCGATTGCCGGCGCGCTGCCGGCCGCCATCCTGCTGCTGTCGAAGGGGGCCGCATGA
- a CDS encoding PepSY-associated TM helix domain-containing protein, which yields MKDGIRQSMAWLHTWSGLLVGWVLFMVFAAGTASYFRDEITLWMKPELHGVAHAAVPQALAVANAVATLQDKAPKSQRWFITLPTEREPGLRVSYNAKPPPGEGGGRRRNLKSLTLDPATGAELSAPRETRGGEFLYRLHFDLHYMPAIWGRWIVGFCAMFMLVAILSGIVTHKRIFKDFFTFRPKKGQRSWLDFHNVSAVLALPYHLMITYTGLLTLMFMYFPQGIQAVYQDKQDTFFSELFNSPPADAKAARVPAPLAPLAPMVEQASRAWNGAPVGRVTVAFPNDANATVSITQQTGHAISYDVPTIVFDGVTGRVVSAPSAHSGAAKDTRGVMYGLHVARFSDPFTRWLFFTCGLAGCLMVATGLLLWAVKERPKHLKAHAGKTGFSLRLVDGLNIAAVAGLPLAMAVYFWANRLIETGIAQRPEAEIRWFFTAWGIAAIAALVKPGRPMWRLQLALGGLAFALLPLLNGATGGAHLGTSIAQGIWAVAGFDVVTLLLGAFLLYSSHYLGKEKAPKAARATPKEPELAGSNA from the coding sequence ATGAAGGACGGCATCCGCCAGTCGATGGCATGGCTGCACACCTGGTCCGGCCTGCTGGTCGGCTGGGTGCTGTTCATGGTGTTCGCGGCCGGCACCGCCAGCTACTTCCGTGACGAGATCACGCTGTGGATGAAACCCGAGCTGCATGGCGTGGCGCATGCGGCGGTACCGCAGGCACTGGCCGTGGCCAATGCCGTCGCGACGCTGCAGGACAAGGCGCCGAAGTCGCAGCGCTGGTTCATCACGCTGCCGACCGAGCGCGAGCCGGGGCTGCGCGTCAGCTACAACGCCAAGCCGCCTCCGGGCGAAGGCGGTGGCCGGCGGCGCAACCTGAAGAGCCTCACGCTGGATCCGGCCACGGGTGCCGAACTGTCGGCACCACGCGAAACACGCGGCGGCGAATTCCTGTACCGCCTGCACTTCGACCTGCACTACATGCCGGCGATCTGGGGCCGCTGGATCGTGGGTTTCTGCGCCATGTTCATGCTGGTGGCGATCCTGTCGGGCATCGTCACGCACAAGCGCATCTTCAAGGACTTCTTCACGTTCCGCCCGAAGAAGGGCCAGCGCTCATGGCTGGACTTCCACAACGTGTCCGCCGTGCTGGCACTGCCCTACCACCTGATGATCACGTACACGGGCCTGCTGACGCTGATGTTCATGTACTTCCCGCAGGGCATACAGGCGGTGTACCAGGACAAGCAGGACACCTTCTTCTCCGAACTGTTCAACAGCCCACCGGCCGATGCCAAGGCGGCCCGCGTGCCTGCGCCGCTGGCACCGCTGGCACCGATGGTCGAGCAGGCGTCGCGCGCGTGGAACGGCGCACCGGTGGGCCGGGTCACCGTCGCCTTCCCGAACGATGCAAACGCCACCGTGTCGATCACGCAGCAGACCGGCCACGCCATCAGCTACGACGTGCCGACCATCGTGTTCGACGGCGTGACCGGCCGCGTGGTGTCCGCGCCATCGGCGCACAGCGGTGCCGCCAAGGATACCCGGGGCGTCATGTACGGCCTGCACGTGGCGCGCTTCAGCGACCCGTTCACGCGCTGGCTGTTCTTCACCTGCGGCCTGGCCGGCTGCCTGATGGTGGCCACGGGCCTGCTGCTGTGGGCCGTGAAGGAACGCCCGAAGCACCTGAAGGCCCATGCCGGCAAGACCGGCTTCAGCCTGCGCCTCGTCGATGGCCTGAACATCGCCGCCGTGGCCGGCCTGCCGCTGGCGATGGCCGTGTATTTCTGGGCGAACCGGCTGATCGAGACGGGCATCGCGCAGCGGCCGGAAGCGGAGATCCGCTGGTTCTTCACGGCCTGGGGCATCGCCGCCATTGCCGCGCTGGTGAAACCGGGGCGCCCGATGTGGCGGCTACAGCTGGCGCTCGGCGGCCTGGCATTCGCGCTGCTGCCGCTGCTGAACGGCGCCACCGGCGGCGCGCACCTCGGCACCAGCATCGCCCAGGGCATCTGGGCGGTGGCCGGCTTCGACGTCGTCACACTGCTGCTGGGTGCCTTCCTGCTGTACAGCAGCCATTACCTCGGCAAGGAAAAGGCCCCGAAAGCCGCCCGGGCCACGCCGAAAGAACCTGAACTCGCCGGGAGCAACGCATGA
- a CDS encoding DUF3325 domain-containing protein, giving the protein MSAVIFFTIAALGAAAAGFGGLGLAMDRHWEAIHGRGSMPAPTLRRLLQLGGSAALAISLWCCLAVHEMHNAGQAIVLWCGVLSVAAWGSVAVMTYAAQHARHTAAAAAVVACATATLALVLR; this is encoded by the coding sequence ATGAGTGCTGTCATTTTCTTCACCATCGCCGCGCTGGGGGCCGCCGCCGCCGGCTTCGGCGGGCTGGGCCTGGCCATGGACCGGCATTGGGAAGCCATCCACGGGCGCGGCAGTATGCCGGCCCCCACGCTGCGCCGCCTGCTCCAGCTGGGCGGCAGCGCCGCGCTGGCGATTTCCCTGTGGTGCTGCCTGGCGGTGCACGAGATGCACAATGCCGGCCAGGCGATCGTGCTGTGGTGCGGCGTGCTGTCGGTGGCGGCCTGGGGCTCGGTGGCCGTGATGACCTATGCGGCGCAGCATGCGCGGCATACCGCCGCCGCCGCCGCGGTCGTGGCGTGCGCCACGGCCACGCTGGCCCTGGTGTTACGCTGA
- a CDS encoding MarR family winged helix-turn-helix transcriptional regulator, with product MAPSSDKPADSASAVFDAIHEIMHLYRAQQYRELRAGPHDVTHIEAKVLGYFARHPGATQSDLVARSGRDKAQLARLVRGLRDKGWLEATVDETDRRSTRLHVTEAGKALARTLQRSGEHLAQVAVAGLDEGERRQLLALLEKVRVTFDTQA from the coding sequence ATGGCACCTTCCAGCGACAAGCCCGCCGACAGCGCCAGCGCCGTCTTCGACGCCATCCATGAAATCATGCACCTCTACCGCGCGCAGCAGTACCGCGAACTGCGTGCCGGGCCGCACGACGTCACGCACATCGAAGCAAAGGTGCTGGGCTATTTCGCCCGTCACCCCGGCGCCACGCAGAGCGATCTGGTTGCCCGTTCCGGCCGCGACAAGGCGCAGCTGGCGCGGCTGGTGCGCGGCCTGCGTGACAAGGGATGGCTGGAGGCGACGGTGGACGAAACGGATCGCCGCAGCACGCGGCTGCACGTGACCGAGGCGGGCAAGGCGCTGGCCCGTACCCTGCAGCGCAGCGGCGAGCACCTGGCGCAGGTGGCGGTGGCGGGGCTCGACGAGGGGGAGCGCCGGCAGTTGCTGGCGTTGCTGGAGAAGGTGCGCGTCACCTTCGACACGCAAGCGTAA
- a CDS encoding DUF819 family protein, protein MQTSLPLVTNDAVVLGILATILGLVFWTSSRTDGVWKKIYTYVPALLLCYLIPAILNTLGIIDGSHSKLYPMARDYLLPGALVLLCIATDFGAIVRLGPKALIMFLTGTAGIMLGAIVSFEAMRLIHPETVAGETWRGLTTITGAWIGGGANQAAMKEVFEVDANVFGQFVAVDVLVANLWTAVLLFLAGRADAFDRWTGADVTAINAVKARIERYQATHARIPSLADVMIVLAVGLGVSGLSHALTGPVLQWIGSLPAEWNLKDYSLTSAFFWMVVFATTFGLLLSFTRARNLEGAGASTIGSAMVYFLVATIGMQMDLSALVDRPWLFLLGLIWICVHGGLLLLMAKLIRAPLFFMAVGSQANVGGAASAPVVASAFHPALAPVGVLLAVLGYALGTYCAYITGLVLRALAT, encoded by the coding sequence ATGCAGACCAGCCTTCCCCTCGTTACCAACGATGCCGTCGTGCTCGGCATACTCGCCACCATCCTCGGCCTCGTTTTCTGGACTTCGTCGCGCACCGACGGTGTCTGGAAAAAGATCTACACCTACGTGCCCGCGCTGTTGCTGTGCTACCTGATTCCGGCCATCCTCAACACGCTCGGCATCATCGACGGCAGTCATTCGAAGCTGTATCCGATGGCGCGCGACTACCTGCTGCCCGGCGCCCTGGTGCTGTTGTGCATCGCCACCGATTTCGGCGCCATCGTGCGGCTCGGCCCGAAGGCGCTGATCATGTTCCTCACCGGAACCGCCGGCATCATGCTGGGCGCGATCGTGTCGTTCGAAGCGATGCGCCTCATCCACCCGGAAACGGTGGCCGGCGAGACCTGGCGCGGCCTGACGACGATCACGGGTGCCTGGATCGGCGGCGGCGCCAACCAGGCGGCAATGAAGGAAGTGTTCGAGGTCGATGCCAACGTGTTCGGCCAGTTCGTCGCCGTCGACGTGCTGGTCGCCAACCTGTGGACGGCCGTGCTGCTGTTCCTGGCCGGGCGCGCCGATGCGTTCGACCGCTGGACCGGCGCCGACGTCACCGCGATCAACGCCGTCAAGGCCCGCATCGAACGCTACCAGGCCACGCATGCGCGCATTCCCTCGCTGGCCGACGTGATGATCGTCCTGGCCGTGGGCCTCGGCGTCTCCGGCCTGTCCCACGCGCTGACCGGCCCGGTGCTGCAATGGATCGGCAGCCTCCCGGCCGAATGGAACCTGAAGGACTACAGCCTCACGTCGGCCTTCTTCTGGATGGTCGTCTTCGCCACCACGTTCGGCCTGCTGCTCAGTTTTACCAGGGCGCGCAACCTCGAAGGCGCCGGCGCCTCGACGATCGGCTCGGCAATGGTGTACTTCCTCGTCGCGACGATCGGCATGCAGATGGACCTGTCCGCCCTGGTGGACCGGCCATGGCTGTTCCTGCTCGGCCTGATCTGGATCTGCGTGCATGGCGGCCTGCTGCTGCTGATGGCCAAGCTGATCCGCGCGCCGCTGTTCTTCATGGCGGTGGGATCGCAGGCCAACGTTGGCGGCGCCGCGTCCGCGCCCGTCGTGGCCAGTGCATTCCACCCGGCACTGGCGCCCGTCGGCGTGCTGCTCGCGGTGCTCGGCTACGCGCTCGGCACCTACTGTGCGTACATCACGGGGCTGGTGCTGCGCGCGCTGGCGACCTGA
- a CDS encoding type IV toxin-antitoxin system AbiEi family antitoxin gives MNAKGMERTLAIWLPKVLAALRSSAGIEGHVTPESMLSEGMVELAVNGTLLTYTCEFKVRIPHFAALADMKARTRFGPPILLITPAISQEMALRCRTAGVQFLDSAGNAYLSNGQGMFIFVAGLKAAVDDVPLEATSLTTPAALRMVLAFLAKPPLINAPYREISWAAKVSTGSIGHVFHSLAARNFLATTGTGRHLKNERLLIGEWSAGYANRLRPKLERLRFATDNVDRFYKWRPTPGVAAWGGEMAAAIITKHLKPQQLTIYLDMHVPGALNEIVTQFRLRKDNQGAIEIVQPFWELDALEVTPGIAPLPLVYADLLVSGDPRNIEVASHLLEKMNDA, from the coding sequence ATGAACGCCAAAGGAATGGAACGCACACTGGCCATATGGCTACCCAAAGTCCTGGCCGCGTTGCGCAGCTCCGCAGGTATTGAGGGTCATGTCACTCCTGAATCGATGCTGTCGGAAGGAATGGTAGAACTGGCTGTCAACGGTACGCTCCTTACCTATACGTGCGAATTCAAAGTCCGCATACCTCACTTTGCCGCGCTCGCAGACATGAAGGCGCGTACAAGATTTGGCCCCCCCATACTGCTCATTACGCCCGCAATAAGCCAGGAAATGGCGCTCCGCTGCCGCACCGCAGGTGTCCAGTTTCTCGATTCGGCTGGTAATGCATACCTGTCAAACGGGCAAGGCATGTTCATATTCGTTGCTGGTTTGAAGGCAGCCGTTGATGACGTGCCACTGGAGGCGACTTCCCTTACCACGCCGGCTGCATTGCGGATGGTTCTCGCTTTTCTCGCCAAACCTCCGCTGATCAACGCGCCGTACCGCGAGATTTCGTGGGCGGCAAAAGTTTCAACAGGATCGATTGGGCACGTGTTCCATTCGCTCGCTGCGCGAAATTTTCTCGCCACGACAGGGACCGGACGCCACTTGAAGAATGAGAGGTTGCTGATTGGAGAATGGAGCGCAGGATATGCCAATCGGCTGAGGCCCAAACTGGAACGCCTACGTTTCGCAACAGACAACGTCGACCGCTTCTACAAATGGCGTCCGACGCCAGGCGTAGCAGCCTGGGGCGGCGAAATGGCGGCAGCGATCATCACAAAGCACCTGAAGCCACAGCAATTGACTATCTACCTGGATATGCATGTTCCTGGGGCACTGAATGAGATTGTCACCCAGTTCCGGTTACGTAAGGATAACCAGGGTGCGATCGAGATCGTGCAGCCATTTTGGGAGCTCGACGCTCTGGAGGTGACGCCGGGCATCGCCCCACTTCCTTTGGTCTACGCGGATTTGCTCGTGAGTGGCGATCCACGCAATATCGAAGTCGCGTCCCATCTCCTGGAAAAGATGAACGATGCTTAG
- a CDS encoding nucleotidyl transferase AbiEii/AbiGii toxin family protein translates to MLSIPLERPLLPETLQILHAVQQVTQFHGIDHFVIGATARDILMQHVFGIPAGRATRDVDFAIAVGNWQQFEMIREKLIATGRFHEAPSIAHRLYFESAEHGEAYPLDLVPFGAVEHKPHEIAWPPDMHIVMNVAGYAEALETALTVDVGGFNVRVVSLPGLAALKLLAWADRHDEHTKDALDLRFLMGNYHQAGNFDRLYDEAMDVMERTGYDISLAGAALLGMDTRRMLAPATLTAMLAILHAPKLRDRLLTHMSVALVDRDQVSDELIQQFTQGLMTER, encoded by the coding sequence ATGCTTAGCATTCCACTTGAGCGCCCACTGTTGCCCGAGACGTTGCAAATCCTTCATGCGGTCCAGCAGGTTACTCAATTCCATGGCATCGATCATTTCGTCATCGGTGCCACTGCGCGCGATATTCTGATGCAGCACGTCTTTGGCATTCCCGCTGGCCGTGCAACCCGGGACGTTGACTTCGCGATCGCTGTCGGGAATTGGCAGCAATTCGAAATGATCCGGGAAAAGTTGATCGCCACGGGGCGGTTTCATGAAGCGCCATCCATCGCGCATCGACTCTATTTCGAATCTGCCGAACACGGTGAAGCGTATCCCCTGGACCTCGTGCCGTTTGGCGCGGTAGAGCATAAGCCGCATGAAATCGCATGGCCCCCCGACATGCATATCGTGATGAACGTCGCAGGGTATGCCGAGGCGCTTGAAACCGCGCTGACAGTCGATGTCGGCGGCTTTAACGTGCGCGTCGTCTCGCTTCCCGGACTTGCCGCGCTCAAGTTGCTTGCTTGGGCCGACAGGCACGATGAGCACACAAAGGATGCATTGGATTTGCGGTTCCTGATGGGAAACTACCATCAGGCCGGAAATTTTGACAGGTTGTACGATGAAGCGATGGATGTCATGGAAAGGACTGGCTATGACATCAGTCTGGCGGGGGCCGCTTTACTCGGCATGGATACCCGTCGCATGCTGGCACCGGCGACATTGACCGCCATGCTTGCCATTCTCCACGCACCAAAGCTGCGCGACAGACTTCTCACGCACATGAGCGTGGCCTTGGTCGATCGTGATCAGGTGTCAGATGAATTGATTCAACAATTTACACAAGGACTGATGACAGAACGGTAG